A region from the Achromobacter seleniivolatilans genome encodes:
- a CDS encoding N-acetylmuramoyl-L-alanine amidase has protein sequence MFRLITTLLATAVLAGCAARGPAGLNLDTSVTAVSQASRVRSIVLHYTSVDDAKSMQLLSQGKVSSHYLINESGRAYRLVDESRAAWHAGASSWYGNIAMNSTSIGIEIVNAGWTEGTDGKPVWHAYDDRQVRALTILLRDIIQRHGIAPENVVGHSDIAPQRKVDPGPLFPWKALAQAGIGRWYDESGAASHLARLQVQGTPDVTWFQKQLARLGYACPQDGTLDRATINTLAAFQMHYRPALHDGQPDAETAAIMLAIL, from the coding sequence ATGTTTCGTCTTATCACCACACTGCTGGCCACAGCAGTCCTGGCAGGGTGCGCCGCGCGCGGCCCCGCCGGTTTGAATCTCGACACATCTGTCACCGCAGTCAGCCAGGCCAGCCGCGTGCGCAGCATTGTTCTGCACTACACCAGCGTTGACGACGCCAAGTCGATGCAGCTCCTGTCGCAGGGTAAAGTCAGTTCGCACTACCTGATCAACGAGTCTGGCCGCGCCTACCGGCTGGTCGATGAAAGCCGCGCCGCCTGGCATGCCGGCGCCAGTTCCTGGTATGGCAACATCGCGATGAACAGCACGTCCATCGGGATCGAGATCGTGAATGCGGGCTGGACCGAAGGCACCGATGGCAAGCCTGTCTGGCACGCCTATGACGACCGTCAGGTGCGCGCACTGACCATATTGCTTCGGGACATCATCCAGCGCCATGGCATCGCCCCTGAGAACGTCGTGGGCCATAGTGACATTGCGCCGCAGCGGAAGGTGGACCCGGGCCCGCTGTTTCCATGGAAGGCGCTGGCGCAGGCTGGCATCGGCCGCTGGTATGACGAAAGCGGCGCTGCTTCCCACCTGGCGCGCTTACAAGTACAGGGCACACCAGATGTGACCTGGTTCCAGAAGCAGTTGGCGCGGCTAGGTTATGCGTGCCCCCAGGACGGCACGCTGGACCGCGCCACGATCAACACGCTGGCAGCCTTCCAAATGCACTACCGGCCCGCGCTACACGATGGCCAGCCCGACGCCGAAACCGCTGCGATCATGTTGGCCATTCTGTAG
- a CDS encoding YceD family protein: protein MKRIDAFAFAHSGKEAHGTIPLVRFSRAVEGLPEQPLGDAGLVTWSVRGEIGKSGLLLGRPLLHVHVQANPVLVCQRCNTPFVHPIDSEVLLQLVKSEADLDDGFTNGEHTNGFAGEDEEDEEGNGFVSNQPEKVVGSHHFDLLAQVEDELILSVPYVPKHEVCPGAQANVSEVPEEPAVKRPSPFAVLEQLKHKD, encoded by the coding sequence ATTAAGCGCATCGATGCATTCGCATTTGCCCATTCGGGCAAGGAAGCGCATGGCACCATACCTCTTGTGCGGTTTTCGCGCGCGGTTGAAGGGTTACCCGAACAACCGCTGGGCGATGCCGGGCTTGTGACATGGTCTGTGCGTGGTGAAATAGGTAAGTCTGGCCTGTTGCTTGGCCGACCCCTCTTGCACGTTCACGTGCAGGCGAATCCGGTGCTGGTCTGCCAGCGGTGCAATACGCCGTTTGTGCATCCGATTGATAGCGAAGTCCTCTTGCAGCTGGTCAAGTCCGAAGCCGATCTCGATGATGGTTTTACCAACGGTGAACACACCAATGGTTTTGCCGGCGAGGACGAAGAAGACGAAGAAGGAAATGGTTTTGTGTCCAACCAGCCTGAAAAGGTGGTGGGTTCACATCATTTTGACCTGCTGGCCCAGGTTGAAGATGAGCTCATTCTGAGCGTTCCGTATGTGCCCAAGCATGAAGTATGCCCGGGCGCGCAGGCCAACGTCAGCGAAGTTCCTGAGGAACCCGCTGTCAAGCGTCCGTCGCCGTTTGCGGTGCTGGAACAACTGAAGCACAAAGATTGA
- a CDS encoding Maf-like protein, with protein MPLKPSLILASSSRYRKELLSRLRLPFTAISPDVDETPHPGETPEALALRLSVAKAMAVAAHHPGSIIIGSDQVATIDGQPIGKPGDFVRAQAQLRTLSGQMVEFHSALAVTDGLRVEKADIITRCRFRSLSEHAIETYLRAEEPYDTAGSAKAESLGIALMESIQSDDPTAIIGLPLIELTRMLVLFGLDPLDAPGAPQ; from the coding sequence ATGCCTTTAAAGCCTAGCCTGATCCTCGCGTCCAGCTCGCGTTACCGCAAAGAACTGCTGTCTCGCCTGCGCCTGCCCTTCACGGCCATTTCACCGGATGTGGACGAAACGCCACACCCGGGCGAAACGCCTGAAGCGCTGGCCCTGCGCCTGTCGGTCGCCAAGGCCATGGCGGTAGCCGCCCACCACCCTGGCAGCATCATTATTGGCTCGGATCAGGTGGCCACTATCGACGGCCAACCTATCGGCAAACCCGGGGACTTTGTGCGAGCCCAGGCCCAGTTGCGGACGCTTTCCGGGCAAATGGTGGAATTCCACAGCGCTCTGGCGGTCACGGACGGCCTGCGAGTGGAAAAAGCCGACATCATCACGCGCTGCCGCTTCCGCTCGCTGTCGGAACACGCCATCGAAACGTATCTGCGCGCCGAAGAACCGTACGATACCGCAGGCAGCGCCAAGGCGGAAAGCCTGGGCATCGCGCTGATGGAAAGCATTCAGAGCGACGACCCGACCGCTATTATCGGCCTGCCGCTGATCGAACTGACGCGGATGCTGGTTCTGTTTGGGCTAGACCCGCTAGATGCACCGGGAGCCCCCCAATGA
- the msrQ gene encoding protein-methionine-sulfoxide reductase heme-binding subunit MsrQ, with protein sequence MAEGTSQAVPAAPPRKPQLSARTIGRFKPLLFLLGLTPFARWVWLGVNNGLTANPVEFLTRSSGTWTLVCLLVTLAITPLRRLTGQPALVRVRRMCGLFAFFYGAMHFMAWVWWDRGFDPSAMLQDIGERPFIMVGFSAFVLMTALAATSTQWAMRKLGKRWQQLHRAIYVIGLLAVLHFWWHKAGKNDLTQPALYAAVLALLLGWRLVVWWRRRS encoded by the coding sequence ATGGCTGAGGGCACATCGCAAGCGGTCCCGGCCGCGCCGCCGCGCAAGCCGCAGCTGTCGGCCCGGACGATCGGGCGCTTCAAGCCCTTGTTGTTCCTGCTTGGGCTGACACCTTTCGCGAGATGGGTATGGCTGGGCGTGAATAATGGCCTGACGGCCAATCCCGTCGAATTTCTGACCCGGTCATCGGGCACGTGGACGCTCGTCTGTCTGCTCGTTACCTTGGCGATTACCCCCTTGCGCCGTTTGACCGGCCAGCCGGCGCTGGTGAGGGTGCGGCGCATGTGCGGTCTCTTCGCTTTTTTCTACGGGGCCATGCACTTCATGGCCTGGGTGTGGTGGGATCGCGGATTCGATCCGTCGGCAATGTTGCAGGACATCGGGGAGCGCCCCTTCATCATGGTGGGTTTTTCCGCCTTCGTGCTGATGACGGCATTGGCGGCAACGTCCACGCAATGGGCGATGCGCAAGCTGGGTAAGCGCTGGCAGCAGTTGCATCGCGCCATTTATGTCATCGGCCTGCTGGCTGTTCTGCATTTTTGGTGGCACAAGGCAGGCAAGAACGACCTGACCCAGCCCGCGCTGTATGCCGCCGTGCTGGCGTTGCTGCTGGGCTGGCGCCTGGTCGTGTGGTGGCGGCGGCGGTCGTGA
- the plsX gene encoding phosphate acyltransferase PlsX — translation MIRIAIDCMGGDFGLPVTIPAAIEFARQFPDTRLLLVGLPDAIEAALSEHRGVARDRMEIVAASEVVTMDDPVEVALRRKKDSSMRLAAQSVKDGRADACVSAGNTGAWMAISRYVLKTLDGIDRPAIATSIPNQTGRATTVLDLGANVDCTAEHLLQFAIMGAALSQAVDHRENPTVGLLNIGEEVIKGNEVVKEAAELLRNSPLNFYGNVEGNDIFKGTVDVVVCDGFVGNVVLKSVEGLAKMLSSVIREEFKRNLITLLAGALAKPVLNRLRNRVDNRRYNGAALLGLRGVVIKSHGSADVYAYGFALQRAREAVVSKLLERTAQTVAQITKRVQSGEGNNTPAPNVAGDTA, via the coding sequence GTGATACGCATCGCCATAGACTGTATGGGCGGAGACTTCGGTCTGCCCGTCACGATTCCGGCTGCGATCGAGTTCGCCCGGCAATTTCCGGATACCCGGCTATTGCTGGTCGGGCTTCCCGACGCGATCGAAGCGGCGCTCTCTGAGCACCGCGGGGTTGCGCGCGACCGTATGGAAATCGTGGCGGCTTCTGAAGTCGTCACCATGGACGACCCTGTCGAGGTCGCCCTGCGCCGCAAAAAAGACTCCTCCATGCGCCTGGCCGCCCAGTCCGTCAAGGACGGGCGCGCCGACGCCTGCGTTTCTGCGGGCAACACCGGCGCCTGGATGGCCATTTCCCGCTACGTGCTCAAAACGCTGGATGGCATAGACCGCCCGGCGATCGCCACGTCCATTCCGAACCAAACGGGCCGCGCTACGACGGTGCTGGACCTTGGTGCGAATGTGGACTGCACGGCCGAGCACCTTTTGCAATTCGCCATCATGGGCGCCGCGCTGTCGCAGGCGGTAGACCATCGCGAGAATCCCACCGTGGGCTTGCTCAACATCGGCGAAGAAGTCATCAAGGGCAATGAGGTTGTCAAAGAAGCCGCCGAGCTTCTGCGCAACAGCCCCTTGAATTTCTACGGCAACGTGGAAGGCAATGACATCTTCAAGGGCACGGTCGACGTCGTCGTTTGCGACGGATTCGTTGGCAACGTCGTGCTCAAGTCGGTTGAAGGGTTGGCGAAGATGCTGTCCAGCGTCATCCGCGAAGAGTTCAAACGCAATCTGATCACGCTGTTGGCCGGCGCGTTGGCCAAGCCGGTTCTGAACCGACTGCGCAACCGTGTCGACAACCGGCGCTATAACGGGGCCGCGTTGCTGGGCCTGCGTGGCGTGGTCATCAAGAGCCATGGCTCCGCGGATGTCTACGCCTACGGTTTTGCGTTGCAACGTGCCCGCGAAGCCGTCGTGAGTAAACTGCTGGAGCGCACCGCTCAAACGGTCGCTCAGATTACCAAGCGCGTTCAATCTGGCGAGGGCAATAACACGCCCGCGCCGAACGTGGCTGGGGACACCGCTTGA
- a CDS encoding SAM-dependent methyltransferase encodes MSGALHLIPVSLGDSPPERWLPADVRALAGRLDTYIAENAKTARAFLKLIGTTRPLQEITIHTLTDKADANQIKAWLEPVKKGAEIGLVSEAGCPAVADPGAKVVDAAHRLGIAVKPWVGPSSILLGLMASGLDGQRFAFHGYAPVDPAERAKQLKAWEQLSAKQNQTQLLIETPYRNAAMFTTLLASLKGDTKLCVARSVTTDDEWVVTHTVADWKKLPAPQLDKLPTLFLFLAR; translated from the coding sequence ATGAGCGGCGCCCTGCATTTGATCCCAGTCAGCCTGGGAGACTCTCCGCCCGAACGCTGGCTACCTGCCGACGTTCGCGCTCTGGCTGGCCGGCTCGACACCTACATCGCTGAAAACGCAAAGACGGCGCGCGCCTTTCTCAAATTGATCGGCACCACCCGCCCGTTGCAGGAAATCACCATCCACACCCTGACCGACAAGGCCGATGCCAACCAGATCAAGGCCTGGCTGGAACCGGTTAAGAAAGGCGCGGAAATCGGCCTGGTTTCCGAAGCGGGCTGCCCGGCCGTGGCCGATCCTGGCGCAAAGGTGGTGGACGCTGCGCACCGTTTGGGCATTGCGGTCAAACCATGGGTGGGGCCATCCTCCATCCTGTTGGGCCTGATGGCAAGCGGCCTGGACGGCCAGCGCTTCGCCTTCCACGGCTACGCGCCCGTCGACCCCGCCGAGCGCGCCAAGCAATTGAAAGCCTGGGAACAACTCTCCGCGAAGCAGAACCAGACCCAGTTGCTGATCGAAACGCCCTACCGCAACGCAGCGATGTTCACCACGCTGCTGGCCAGCCTGAAAGGCGATACCAAACTGTGTGTCGCCCGCTCGGTCACCACTGACGACGAATGGGTCGTCACCCACACCGTGGCAGACTGGAAAAAGCTGCCCGCGCCCCAGCTCGACAAATTGCCCACGCTGTTCCTTTTCCTGGCCCGCTGA
- a CDS encoding HAD family hydrolase → MSSYSLVVFDWDGTLMDSTHSIVAAIQGACRDLELAVPSASEASWVIGLSLESALRRAVPELTPAMMPRFLERYRTHYLLRDPELRLFEGVPELLDELAGQNVRLAVATGKSRVGLTRALAATGLGPLFAATRTADETFSKPHPAMLHELMQELDVDPARVVMVGDTSHDLQMAANAGVHGLGVTYGAHTLKELEGCAPQAVLDSVPRVRDWLLSRVSAAA, encoded by the coding sequence ATGTCGTCGTATTCGCTGGTCGTCTTTGACTGGGATGGCACGTTGATGGATTCCACGCACAGTATCGTGGCCGCCATTCAGGGCGCCTGCCGCGACCTGGAACTGGCGGTGCCGTCGGCATCCGAGGCAAGTTGGGTGATTGGTCTGTCCCTGGAAAGTGCTCTGCGTCGCGCCGTGCCCGAGCTGACGCCGGCCATGATGCCGCGCTTTCTGGAGCGCTATCGCACGCACTATCTGTTGCGCGACCCGGAATTGCGTTTGTTCGAAGGCGTGCCGGAGCTGTTGGACGAGCTCGCAGGGCAGAACGTCCGCCTGGCTGTCGCAACGGGCAAGAGCCGTGTCGGTCTTACGCGCGCCCTGGCCGCGACCGGCCTGGGTCCCTTGTTCGCAGCCACCCGCACGGCGGACGAAACATTCAGCAAGCCGCATCCGGCGATGCTGCATGAACTGATGCAAGAGCTGGATGTAGATCCGGCCCGAGTGGTGATGGTGGGTGATACCTCTCACGATCTGCAAATGGCCGCCAATGCAGGCGTTCATGGCCTGGGTGTGACCTATGGCGCTCATACCCTGAAGGAACTTGAGGGTTGTGCGCCCCAGGCAGTGCTCGATAGCGTGCCCCGCGTGCGCGATTGGCTCCTGTCGCGGGTTTCGGCTGCCGCCTAA
- a CDS encoding ribonuclease E/G: MKRMLFNATHQEELRVAIVDGQKLIDLDIETAGREQRKGNIYKGVITRIEPGLEACFVNYGEDRHGFLPFKEVARSFFKEGVDVRSARIQDALREGQELIVQVEKEERGNKGAALTTFISLAGRYLVLMPNNPRGGGVSRRVEGEDRQELRDTMEQLDLPQGMSIIARTAGIGRNVEELQWDLSYLLQLWTAVDGAARDNSAPILIYLESSLVIRAIRDYFSPEIGEILIDTDEIADQATAFMSVVMPDNVQRVKRYRDDIPLFSRFQIEHQIETAYSRTVQLPSGGAIVIDHTEALVSVDVNSARSTRGADIEETALRTNSEAADEVARQLRLRDLGGLIVIDFIDMEDSKNQRAVEQRLRDALHFDRARVQMGKISRFGLMELSRQRLRPALNEGSHITCPRCNGTGVIRDAESSALHVLRLLQEEAMKENTAAVHAQVPVDVATYLLNEKRADITKMEARLKVNLMLIPNKHLETPHHHIERLRHDDPRLEELKTSFELVEAPATDSPWQPRENEIKARPEALVKGITPSQPAPVSTPAAPAAAPAATASAGGLGGLFKRLVGWLTGNASTPAKPATAQEDSAKRAASGRGKGRNGHDGQERRGERHGSDRNRNRRGEARTEGAEGTEGGRHHVRGNRRPEGERGERQERGDRNNRNEARGDRDNQATQAALASNRPDNAGEANGDDTGAGRNRRRGRGRNRREEGQSDAPMSEQESMVAALAQSVASALPDTKPVAEADQDAADAADQSADGFPNAEGAEGAADPERKRRRRRSRRGRRSQEEAGLAGSDDQLDDGSDDDSADQAEGVAAPAAPVQAAPVQAAPQDAPKVEAAPVQAVQVEAPKVEAAPVQAAPVQLQAVETKVTEAQVVEAQPVQVQPVAVEAAKAEPVQAAAEPVVAQPVQTAAPAVTPPVAVEPATQVPAQAAAPVETAAAEPVVTTAAVAAPAAPAPAAAQQPIVVPATTPSAKAQALHQVVNDAGLQWVETDPERHAQTQVRIASAHTPTRLGRERKAVAAVSNEPLVQVETHH, from the coding sequence ATGAAGCGCATGCTGTTCAATGCGACGCATCAGGAAGAATTACGCGTCGCTATCGTCGATGGGCAAAAACTCATCGATCTCGACATCGAGACTGCCGGCCGCGAACAACGCAAAGGCAACATCTACAAAGGTGTCATTACCCGGATCGAACCCGGCCTAGAAGCGTGCTTCGTCAATTACGGCGAAGACCGCCACGGCTTTCTGCCCTTTAAGGAAGTTGCCCGCAGCTTCTTCAAAGAAGGCGTGGATGTCCGTAGCGCCCGCATCCAAGATGCGCTGCGCGAAGGTCAGGAACTGATTGTTCAGGTCGAAAAAGAAGAACGCGGCAACAAGGGCGCAGCCCTGACCACGTTCATCTCACTGGCCGGCCGCTATCTGGTCCTGATGCCCAACAACCCCCGTGGCGGTGGCGTTTCGCGCCGTGTCGAGGGTGAAGACCGCCAGGAATTGCGCGACACCATGGAGCAGCTCGATCTGCCCCAAGGTATGAGCATCATCGCGCGCACCGCAGGCATTGGCCGTAACGTCGAAGAGCTCCAGTGGGACTTGTCCTACCTGTTGCAGCTGTGGACCGCCGTTGATGGCGCAGCCCGCGACAACTCCGCGCCCATCCTGATCTACCTGGAATCCAGCCTGGTCATCCGGGCGATTCGCGATTACTTCTCGCCCGAAATCGGTGAAATCCTCATCGACACCGATGAGATCGCTGATCAGGCCACGGCCTTCATGAGCGTCGTGATGCCGGACAACGTCCAGCGCGTCAAACGTTACCGTGACGATATCCCGCTGTTCTCGCGTTTCCAGATCGAACACCAGATCGAAACGGCGTATTCGCGCACCGTGCAGCTGCCCTCCGGCGGCGCCATCGTGATCGACCACACCGAAGCACTGGTTTCCGTCGACGTGAACTCCGCCCGCTCCACGCGCGGCGCAGACATCGAAGAAACCGCGCTGCGCACCAACTCTGAAGCCGCCGACGAAGTGGCCCGCCAATTGCGCTTGCGCGATTTGGGCGGCCTGATCGTCATCGACTTCATCGACATGGAAGACAGCAAGAACCAGCGCGCCGTTGAACAGCGCCTGCGTGATGCGCTCCATTTCGACCGTGCTCGCGTTCAGATGGGCAAGATCTCGCGTTTTGGCCTGATGGAACTGTCGCGTCAGCGCCTGCGTCCGGCCCTGAACGAAGGCTCGCACATCACCTGCCCGCGTTGCAACGGCACCGGCGTGATCCGCGATGCCGAATCCAGCGCCCTGCACGTGTTGCGTCTGCTGCAAGAAGAAGCGATGAAGGAAAACACCGCGGCGGTCCACGCCCAGGTGCCGGTCGATGTGGCCACTTACCTTCTGAACGAAAAGCGTGCCGACATCACCAAGATGGAAGCCCGCCTGAAGGTCAACCTGATGCTGATCCCCAACAAGCATCTGGAAACGCCGCATCACCACATCGAGCGCCTGCGCCACGATGATCCGCGCCTGGAAGAACTGAAGACCAGCTTCGAGCTGGTTGAAGCTCCGGCCACGGACTCGCCCTGGCAGCCGCGCGAAAACGAAATCAAGGCTCGTCCGGAAGCGCTGGTCAAGGGCATCACGCCTTCGCAGCCCGCTCCCGTTTCGACGCCTGCAGCTCCGGCTGCCGCGCCCGCCGCTACCGCGTCGGCGGGTGGCCTGGGTGGTTTGTTCAAGCGTCTGGTTGGCTGGCTGACCGGCAATGCCAGCACCCCCGCCAAGCCTGCCACTGCTCAAGAAGACAGCGCCAAGCGCGCTGCCTCCGGACGTGGCAAGGGCCGCAATGGCCATGACGGCCAGGAACGCCGTGGCGAACGCCACGGTTCGGACCGCAACCGCAACCGTCGCGGCGAAGCGCGCACGGAAGGCGCCGAGGGCACTGAAGGCGGCCGTCACCACGTCCGTGGCAACCGCCGTCCTGAAGGCGAGCGCGGCGAACGCCAGGAACGCGGCGATCGCAATAATCGCAACGAAGCGCGTGGCGATCGCGACAACCAGGCCACACAAGCGGCCCTGGCGTCCAACCGTCCTGACAACGCTGGCGAAGCCAATGGCGACGACACGGGCGCCGGCCGCAACCGCCGCCGTGGCCGTGGTCGCAACCGCCGCGAAGAAGGTCAGTCCGACGCACCGATGAGCGAGCAAGAAAGCATGGTGGCTGCACTGGCGCAATCCGTTGCAAGCGCCCTGCCCGACACCAAGCCCGTTGCTGAGGCCGATCAAGACGCCGCCGATGCCGCCGACCAATCCGCAGATGGCTTCCCCAACGCTGAAGGCGCTGAAGGCGCCGCCGATCCGGAACGCAAGCGCCGCCGCCGCCGTAGCCGCCGTGGCCGCCGCAGCCAGGAAGAAGCAGGTCTGGCAGGCAGCGACGATCAGCTGGACGATGGCTCGGACGACGACTCCGCAGACCAGGCTGAAGGTGTAGCTGCCCCGGCCGCTCCGGTTCAAGCTGCCCCGGTTCAAGCTGCCCCGCAGGACGCTCCGAAGGTTGAAGCTGCTCCGGTCCAAGCCGTGCAGGTTGAAGCGCCTAAGGTTGAAGCCGCTCCGGTTCAAGCCGCTCCGGTTCAGCTTCAAGCTGTCGAAACCAAGGTGACTGAAGCCCAAGTGGTGGAAGCCCAGCCGGTTCAGGTCCAGCCCGTTGCCGTCGAAGCCGCCAAGGCCGAGCCGGTTCAAGCTGCCGCCGAACCTGTCGTGGCCCAGCCCGTGCAAACGGCTGCTCCCGCCGTGACGCCGCCTGTTGCCGTGGAACCCGCAACCCAGGTGCCGGCTCAAGCCGCCGCCCCGGTGGAAACCGCCGCAGCCGAACCCGTCGTGACGACCGCCGCCGTGGCCGCTCCGGCCGCTCCGGCTCCGGCCGCTGCGCAACAACCGATCGTGGTGCCGGCAACGACTCCGTCAGCCAAGGCACAAGCCCTGCATCAAGTGGTGAACGACGCTGGCCTGCAATGGGTTGAAACCGACCCCGAGCGCCACGCTCAAACGCAGGTGCGCATCGCCTCCGCACACACCCCGACCCGTTTGGGCCGTGAGCGCAAGGCAGTTGCTGCCGTATCGAATGAACCGCTGGTTCAAGTCGAAACGCATCACTAA
- the rpmF gene encoding 50S ribosomal protein L32: MAVQQNKKSPSKRGMHRSHDFLVSPSTAIEPNTGETHLRHHISPNGFYRGRKVLKTKADE, translated from the coding sequence ATGGCCGTTCAACAAAACAAGAAGTCCCCCTCCAAGCGCGGTATGCACCGTTCGCATGATTTTCTGGTCAGCCCGTCGACGGCGATCGAGCCGAACACCGGCGAAACGCATCTGCGTCACCACATCAGCCCCAACGGCTTTTATCGTGGCCGCAAGGTCCTGAAGACCAAGGCCGACGAATAA
- a CDS encoding RluA family pseudouridine synthase, whose product MRKETSSPISPSKAPPAVRMVEVDAEQAGQRLDNFLMRLCKGVPKTHIYKAIRGGEVRVNKGRISVDYRIAEGDIVRIPPLRLPDPGKPRPVPGAEFPVVFEDDALLVVDKPAGVAVHGGSGVSFGVIEQLRAARPDAKFLELVHRLDRETSGLLMVAKKRSALLVLHTMLREGKGDKHYLALVEGDWVNDRQHIKLGLSKWTTQSGERRVKVDPDGQTAHTIITLKQRFGGYSLVDAELRTGRTHQIRVHLAASGFPIVGDDKYGHDDVRAQFARMGFGRMFLHAHQLTLAHPVTGESMTLTAELPPACRKILKQLESD is encoded by the coding sequence ATGCGCAAAGAAACTTCCTCCCCCATATCCCCCTCTAAAGCCCCCCCCGCCGTCCGCATGGTGGAGGTCGATGCCGAGCAAGCCGGCCAGCGTTTGGATAACTTCCTGATGCGGTTGTGTAAGGGCGTCCCCAAAACGCATATCTACAAAGCCATTCGTGGCGGCGAAGTGCGCGTAAACAAGGGACGCATCTCGGTCGACTACCGCATCGCCGAGGGCGACATCGTGCGGATTCCGCCCCTGCGTCTGCCTGACCCCGGTAAACCTCGCCCCGTGCCTGGCGCGGAATTTCCGGTGGTGTTCGAAGACGATGCGCTGCTGGTCGTGGACAAACCCGCCGGTGTGGCCGTGCACGGAGGCAGTGGCGTCTCGTTTGGCGTGATCGAGCAATTGCGCGCCGCGCGGCCCGACGCCAAATTCCTGGAACTGGTGCATCGCCTGGACCGTGAAACCTCGGGCCTGCTCATGGTGGCCAAGAAGCGCAGCGCGCTGCTGGTGCTGCACACCATGCTGCGCGAAGGCAAGGGCGATAAACACTACCTGGCCCTGGTCGAAGGTGATTGGGTCAATGACCGCCAGCACATCAAGCTGGGGTTGTCCAAGTGGACGACCCAGTCCGGCGAGCGCCGTGTCAAGGTTGACCCGGACGGCCAGACCGCACACACCATCATCACGCTCAAACAGCGTTTTGGCGGGTACAGTCTGGTCGATGCTGAATTGAGGACGGGGCGCACCCATCAGATCCGGGTGCACCTGGCCGCCAGCGGCTTTCCCATTGTCGGCGATGACAAATACGGTCACGATGACGTGCGTGCGCAGTTCGCTCGCATGGGGTTTGGCCGGATGTTTCTGCATGCCCACCAATTGACGCTTGCTCACCCGGTGACGGGCGAGTCCATGACCCTTACCGCCGAGCTGCCCCCCGCGTGCCGGAAAATACTGAAACAACTGGAGTCTGATTGA
- the msrP gene encoding protein-methionine-sulfoxide reductase catalytic subunit MsrP, giving the protein MLIRKPDDILPSEITDEAVWRSRRELMLRAGLTAAAVGLPGWTARSAFAQGASAQDAGVLTGKPDAAFSVMDKQTPLADVTSYNNYYEFGVDKADPAANAGKLQTRPWAVSVEGEVARPRTFTIEELLKLAPMQERVYRLRCVEGWSMVIPWVGYSVSELLKQVEPTGNAKYVEFVTAVQRENMPGVRTGILDWPYVEGLRIDEAMNPLAMLVFGVYGKVLPNQNGAPLRLAVPWKYGFKSAKSLVKIRLVEKLPVSSWIKAAPQEYGFYANVNPNVAHPRWSQATERRIGEDGLFSPKRKTLMFNGYGEQVASLYQGMDLKANY; this is encoded by the coding sequence ATGTTGATACGCAAGCCCGACGATATTCTTCCGTCCGAAATTACTGACGAGGCGGTCTGGCGCTCGCGGCGCGAGCTGATGCTGCGCGCCGGGCTGACCGCGGCAGCGGTGGGATTGCCCGGCTGGACCGCGCGCAGCGCCTTTGCGCAGGGCGCCTCCGCGCAAGATGCAGGCGTATTGACGGGCAAGCCCGATGCTGCATTCAGTGTCATGGATAAACAGACCCCGCTGGCCGACGTCACGTCCTACAACAACTACTACGAATTCGGGGTTGATAAAGCTGACCCAGCCGCCAACGCCGGCAAGTTGCAGACCCGCCCGTGGGCGGTCAGTGTCGAAGGCGAGGTTGCCCGGCCGCGTACGTTCACCATCGAAGAGCTGCTGAAGCTGGCGCCAATGCAGGAGCGCGTCTACCGCCTGCGCTGTGTCGAGGGCTGGTCCATGGTGATTCCCTGGGTGGGCTATTCGGTATCCGAATTGCTCAAGCAGGTCGAGCCCACTGGTAACGCCAAATACGTCGAATTTGTCACTGCCGTGCAGCGCGAGAACATGCCGGGCGTGCGTACCGGCATTCTGGATTGGCCATATGTTGAGGGCCTGCGGATCGACGAGGCCATGAATCCGCTGGCCATGCTGGTCTTTGGCGTGTACGGGAAAGTGCTGCCGAATCAGAATGGGGCGCCTCTGCGTCTGGCGGTGCCCTGGAAATACGGTTTCAAATCGGCCAAGTCCCTGGTGAAGATCAGGCTGGTTGAAAAGTTGCCTGTTTCATCCTGGATCAAGGCGGCGCCGCAGGAATACGGCTTCTATGCCAACGTGAACCCGAACGTGGCGCATCCGCGCTGGAGCCAGGCAACCGAGCGCCGTATCGGCGAGGACGGCCTGTTCAGCCCCAAGCGCAAGACGTTGATGTTCAACGGTTATGGCGAACAGGTTGCCTCGCTCTACCAGGGCATGGACCTGAAAGCGAATTACTGA